The proteins below come from a single Natrinema sp. SYSU A 869 genomic window:
- the uvrB gene encoding excinuclease ABC subunit UvrB, with translation MSDSDSRGPLQPDRPDVDRPFDVDAPFEPAGDQPEAIEQLVDGFQSGMDKQTLLGVTGSGKTNTVSWVTDEIQKPTLVIAHNKTLAAQLYEEFRSLFPENAVEYFVSYYDYYQPEAYVEQSDTYIDKDASVNDEIDRLRHSATRSLLTREDVIVVASVSAIYGLGDPRNYIDMSLRLEVGEEIGRDELLARLVDLNYERNDVDFTQGTFRVRGDTIEIYPMYGRYAVRVELWGDEIDRMVKVDPLEGKTQGDQQAVLVHPAEHYSIPETTLEEAMDEIRDDLDSRISYFERTGDMIAAQRIEERTTFDLEMMQETGYCSGIENYSLYLSDRESGEAPYTLMDYFPDDFLTVVDESHVTLPQIRGQYAGDKSRKDSLVENGFRLPTAYDNRPLTFEEFEEKTDQTLYVSATPSDHEREESEQIVEQIVRPTHLIDPSIEVSDATGQVDDLMDRIDERIEREERTLVTTLTKRMAEDLTEFLEEAGVDVAYMHDETDTLERHEIIRSLRLGEIDVLVGINLLREGLDIPEVSLVAILDADQEGFLRSETTLVQTMGRAARNVNGEVVLYADEPSNAMESAIEETKRRRRIQRAYNEEHGLEPTTIQKEIGETNLPGSKTDTSEVSGREIEDEDDAARYIDELETQMEEAASNLEFELAADIRDRIRTVREEFELEGSDEGIAPPTEEF, from the coding sequence ATGAGTGACTCCGATTCTCGCGGTCCCCTCCAGCCGGACCGGCCGGATGTCGACCGACCGTTCGACGTCGACGCGCCCTTCGAGCCTGCGGGCGACCAACCCGAGGCAATCGAGCAGTTAGTCGACGGCTTCCAGTCAGGGATGGACAAGCAGACCTTGCTCGGCGTGACCGGCTCGGGCAAGACCAACACCGTCTCCTGGGTCACCGATGAGATCCAGAAACCGACGCTGGTGATCGCCCACAACAAGACGCTGGCGGCCCAACTCTACGAGGAGTTCCGGAGCCTGTTCCCGGAGAACGCCGTCGAGTACTTCGTCTCCTACTACGACTACTACCAGCCCGAAGCCTACGTCGAGCAGAGCGACACCTATATCGACAAGGATGCCTCGGTCAACGACGAGATCGACCGCTTGCGCCACTCCGCGACACGGTCGTTGTTGACCCGCGAGGACGTCATCGTCGTTGCGAGCGTGTCCGCAATTTACGGCCTCGGTGATCCGCGCAACTACATCGACATGTCCCTGCGCCTCGAGGTCGGCGAGGAGATCGGCCGCGACGAGCTACTGGCCCGGCTCGTGGACCTGAACTACGAGCGCAACGACGTCGACTTCACGCAGGGAACGTTTCGGGTGCGGGGCGATACCATCGAGATCTACCCGATGTACGGCCGCTATGCCGTCCGCGTCGAACTCTGGGGCGACGAGATCGATCGTATGGTCAAGGTCGACCCACTCGAGGGTAAAACGCAGGGCGACCAGCAAGCGGTGCTCGTCCACCCCGCGGAGCACTACTCGATTCCCGAGACCACGCTCGAGGAGGCGATGGACGAAATCCGGGACGATCTGGACTCCCGGATCTCGTACTTCGAACGCACGGGCGACATGATCGCGGCCCAGCGTATCGAGGAGCGGACCACCTTCGACCTCGAGATGATGCAGGAGACGGGCTACTGTTCAGGGATCGAGAACTACTCGCTGTACCTCTCCGACCGCGAGTCGGGCGAGGCTCCCTACACCCTCATGGACTACTTCCCCGATGACTTCCTGACCGTGGTCGACGAGTCCCACGTGACCCTGCCTCAGATTCGGGGCCAGTACGCCGGCGACAAGTCCCGGAAGGACTCGCTGGTCGAGAACGGGTTCCGGTTGCCGACGGCCTACGACAATCGGCCGCTCACGTTCGAGGAGTTCGAGGAGAAGACCGATCAGACGCTGTACGTGAGCGCGACGCCGAGCGACCACGAGCGCGAGGAGAGCGAGCAGATCGTCGAGCAGATCGTTCGGCCCACCCACCTCATCGACCCGTCGATCGAGGTCTCGGACGCGACGGGGCAGGTCGACGATCTGATGGACCGCATCGACGAGCGCATCGAGCGCGAGGAGCGCACCCTTGTCACCACCCTCACGAAGCGCATGGCCGAGGACTTGACCGAGTTTCTCGAGGAGGCCGGTGTTGACGTGGCCTACATGCACGACGAGACGGACACCCTCGAGCGCCACGAAATCATCCGCTCGCTCCGATTGGGTGAAATCGACGTCCTCGTCGGGATCAACCTCCTGCGGGAGGGGCTCGACATCCCCGAGGTCTCGCTGGTGGCCATCTTGGACGCCGATCAGGAGGGGTTCCTCCGGAGCGAAACGACGCTCGTCCAGACAATGGGGCGGGCAGCCCGGAACGTCAACGGCGAGGTCGTCCTCTACGCCGACGAGCCCTCGAACGCCATGGAGTCCGCGATCGAGGAAACCAAGCGCCGTCGCCGGATTCAACGGGCGTACAACGAGGAACACGGCCTCGAACCCACCACGATCCAGAAGGAAATCGGCGAGACCAACCTGCCGGGCAGCAAGACCGACACCAGCGAGGTTTCCGGCCGGGAGATCGAAGACGAGGACGACGCTGCCCGCTACATCGACGAACTCGAAACCCAGATGGAAGAAGCCGCGAGCAACCTCGAGTTCGAACTGGCAGCCGATATTCGAGATCGCATTCGGACGGTGAGAGAGGAGTTCGAACTCGAGGGAAGTGACGAGGGGATCGCGCCGCCGACCGAGGAGTTCTGA